The genomic region TACAGATCAGATATAGGACAAAATACAATTAAGACCTTCTCCTCAAGGTGTCAAATTAAATGTCTAAAATTTCTGAAGAGACATACTGAATCCTGGCTGTATGCATGGGGTGTCACCATTTTCACATCATTTGACTAGCAGGACTTTCTGAGCATGTCAGTATTTGAGTGTTACTATAAGCAGCTCTCCACATATCTAACTGTACATGTCCATTGTTATAACTGTGCTATTGTGGAAGTAGCAGCATAgactgaaaacatgttttctgaACACTGTGCTATAGCTTAGTCTTAAGTAGAAAGTACATTAAGGAAATCTTACACTGGAATTTAGGATATGACTGTATATCCTTGTTTGGTGTGTTCTGAAAAACTATATTGCAGTGTTTTGCTGTTTACACTTGAGGTTCCTCAGCATACTGATACTGTCTTACCTGTGTGCGAAAAGTAAACTGTTCACCGATTGTCTAAACAAGAGCAACTAAAGACAAAATTGCCTGTTtgccatatttattttaataccaGTTTgttgctgggggaaaaaaacttcaaTATGTATCCCAGCAATCTGATGCTGGGATTCTCATGACAGACAAAATGGTGTCAAATacagaagatttaaaaaaacacacacacaccaaaaaaaaaaaaaaaaaactcagaacatTAAGGGAAAAGTCTTAAATAGGATAACTGCTGTGTTAATGACTCACTATAAAAccaaggggggggggatatTAACTGTGAATAGTTGAGAATTATGTACCCCAGTGAGATTTGAATAACCAGTTAGACTGAAGTTTGAATTTCCCTTGTTTCTAAAAAGCATTGAAtagtacagtatttacataGCCTGTATATTACAGCAAACTCTTCTCAGTAGCTTACGAAGCAGCGTAGTAGTGTGATCGTTCctgaatataaatacataccTCCGGTGGTTTGGTGTCTCTGATACTTGTCTGGGTGGGGTGGAAGACCCAGAAATACAGCGGTTTGACAGGTTGAGGATAGCGCTTGGAAGAAATGGACAGTGGCGGGGGAAGAGCACTGTGTGGATTTACTATGCTTACTGCTGTGGTCCTCCCAGGGGGCAGGAGTGAGACCGGATGTCATTGTGTTTGTAGAACGCCTCATCCAGGTTTAGCAATTGCCCGTTGATGACAACGTCCATGCAGCCCATGTAGAAAGCAGAGACCGGGGTGGACACCAGAGGTACATCTGTGGAGAAGACATTTAGCATTCAAAAGAAATGTTCATGTGGTGACCTTTGAAGTAAAGCAGCCAAGAACACAGGTGCTTTGCTTACCTGGGAGTCCTCCAAGGAAGGTGCTGGCTGGAGCGGCGAAGTCTAGGGCTTCTTGATTCTGACCTGCTTCAACCTCACCTTGTTGCCCGTCAACTTCCAGCAGGGTCAGGTTGCCTGCGATTGTCACGTTCACCAGGTGCTTCTCCGAATCGCACAGAAACGCCGGGATGCTGGTCACCACTGTTTCACCCATACTCACCAGAACATGCTGggaacataaaacacacagaaaactgttcagacacacatacacaggtgcgcgcgcacacattttCATGCGACAGCCATGGCTGAAGCCTCACCTCCTGCCACAATTTTTTTGAGGGATGGTAATTggagagggagacagacagagggaCACCATCTTGACGGACGAGTGCAAACAAAACTCCCAGAGCGGAGGCAGGGCGAAGCGTCAGTTGAATATTCATCACCTGAGAATCTGCTGTAGGGACAGGCAGAGTCAGACAACCACAGCCGTAGCACTATGCGCCAGGGTCAAACACAGTATACGCACAGACGCACCATGGCTGAGATTGAAAAGGGCAAAGCCGCTGCCTGGGTAGAATGAGCCCTGGTCCTCTATGGAGAAGCACTGCATCTTCTCATTGGAGCGAATGGTCTCCTGGATGGAGTTGTCCTCACCCGTCAGCCAACGCCACTCCTTCATGCAGCCATCCAGTCGAGGGTTcacctggggtggggggtgcaggggaAGTGTCATCAGACCAAAAGTGACTTTGAGGCAATGTGGACCCAGATCAAACCAATTCAGGGCTGCAAAGGTCATAGGGGATGAGTATGAAAGATGATCTTACGATGGAAGAAGAGGGAACGCACCCAAACACACTTGAAATTGCATTCTGGAACTACAGCAGTCTTATGTGAGGGTCTGGAGATGATTCATACATACAAACTCagtgttctctctctcacacacacacacacaaccagggCTGAGGTCAAAAAAAGGCAACTCTGCTGCCTGGGTAGAATGAGCACAGTGTTAATCTGAAGACCTCTCAGTTGGGAAGACCAGAGTGCCACATTGAAGCTGCCTGCCTCCTCCACACCCTTTTTGTCACTCTTTCCCCTGTGAGTCACCAGCCAGAGCTGTCTAGACTCAAGAAAGTGCGCAGCCTCTTGGTGCCTCGGTCACAGGGAAGGCCCCACAGCAAAATACGAGACCCGTCAATCAAGGAGTCAAGATAAACAAGCGAAATGCAAACCTTGTTCCAGCAGAGGCTGAAAATCCCAGTCCATCAgcaacacataaaataaatggtTCACTTGATCCGTACATTTGCGGATTTTAGCGTGTGAATAATGTAGTGTGGTGCTGTGGTACAGAATTTGTTGGTTTGCCCCAAGTGAACACCAAGACTTTCCAGGGAACTGTTTTGCTAGtggaaagaagagaaagagaggaaaaaaaaaaaaaaagtgtttcactgtgtaGGATACACAGGAGACCTGGAAAAGCTGACTGCAGCAGTACTCCAGCGACAGAGCCGAACGCTCAACTCCAAAAGGCAGCAATGCAATCGCACCcttaagaaattaaatattcattatacTCCCAAAGCCTCCAAAGTTATGATACACACCACaactgttttattctgttttgcaGTCGTCCCAGCGCCAGTTGGCACCCTGCAGTTGGCTCCTACACCATTTTCATTTCTCATGAGACAGTCTGGGCCAATGGTTTATCAGAACTGGCAATTTGACTGCAGTGTCACTCTATTTCCTGTATATTACAGagtcctttgtttttcctccacatTTGGATCCAGAAAGAATTACCTCACAAAACTTTGGAAAATGAGTCAGCTGCTAATTGCAAGACCTTTTGGTCTGTATGTGGACTGTATGTGTCCACAATAACTCTGCTGTCGGAATATGAAAGACCGGGGGTCAGAAGTCCTGTAGAAGTTCATGAGGAATAGAAACGTGACATGTGACATTACATTATATCTTGGGTATCTGTTGTCTCAACTAAAGAGGGTTACACACCTATATAAGCTATACTTTCAGAGCTTGCGATGGCCAGTCGGGCAGGTTCTCTCACCTGGTGCACCAGGCCAGCCTCCCTGAACGGGACACCACCTATGGTGAGGTTAAGTTCATGCATCCCTTTCTTCAGGGTGAACAGGTCTCCATTCACTGCAATCTTCATCACTGCCTCCCGGTCAATCTTGATGACCAGACTACGCCCCTGCTCCTCCACAGAGATCTGGGAGTCGATCAGAAGACCAATGCATTTTTGGGGCAGTTATTAGAGACAACTGAACTTCTGATCAAACAGTGTAGTTGTTAGCTAGACATAAATCTACAGATTGCCAAGTCTTATGAAGGATTTAAAAGattaactttgttttttgtatatCATCATTCTCAGAAAACctaaaaaatggatttttgtacttgttttacttcattcagctgacaggAACAGCACTACAATGCTGATACTGCTCATTTTCATCTGTAGTTCCTGTGCTGTatactgcacatttttctaATGCCTGGAAAAACACTGCAAGAAATACTGTGGTCTATTAAGACACCTTTTCCTGGAAATGTAGATTCTATCCCAATCCATAATTGTGGATGAGAAAAAACGGTAAACGAGACAGTGAATGTCCACTAGTCAGGGACAAGGCCTTCTTACCCTGTGCCACTGCCCGTCGTTGACTGCTGGCCCACTGCTTGTCACCCGGCTCACTGGCCCATACTTTAGTTGCAGTTCCAGTTTCCCATGGTGCATTGCCAATACAATCCAAGAGCTGTTCAGGTGGCCTCCAGCAAAGAAAATGACTCCTTCAGGGTCAAAGGTCCTCAGGTCAAATTCAGCAGTGAAGCTGTGATGTAGAGCAGAAGTTAGAGGTTGTTTTATATAAACAGCTGAATGTTGTGGTGATTTTGGATGAGGTCCTTCCACAGAACGGAATTACTAATCTGTGTACGCAACAGTTAACAGGCTCTCGAACTCTTACCCAGTATGAACCCTCCGGCGAAAGCGCAGCCGGATGACGGGCACCCCGCTGAACATGCGGCCCAAGTAGAGAGAACGAGAGCTCCTCTTCATATTCAGAGGCAGGCAGGGCTCAACAGGCTGAGAACATGGGCAACAGTGTTTACACAGGGTCATAAaaggacagacacacaaacactctgaATACACTGGGAACGAATTGTACCAAATTAGAATTGCAACATGAGACACGAACAgagccacagagaaaaataaatttatttatttagcaggtgctttccttcaaagcaacactacagagagttcattggaagttatcagcccacacatcttattcaccaaggtgacttacactgctagatacactacttacaatgggtcattcatccatacatcagtggaacacactatgggggaatctgaagagcatgtctttggactgcaggaaaaacccatacagacacagggagaacatgcaaactccacacaaactgagtggggatcaaacccatgtcttctcacaccatccaggtgctgagagacagcagtgctacttgctgtgccactgtgttgccctatatataataaatactgaCAAACTTGAGTGGAGGGGACCCAAACAAGGCTGCAGAATTTTGTCAACAGCAGCAGTAGGTAAATAATGAAGGTGGGAACTACTGAGTGCAAGGGGGTCTCATAACAGCTCATAAAGAACAGCAGaactttcttttcaaaatgagGGACATTCTGCCTTAAAAGCAGGGAATCTGTATCAAAAAGCAGAGTTTCCCTGATAGTGGGGAAGGAAAAATTCCAAGGGCTAAAATGGCATGTAACAGAGCAAGACAACGAGTTCAGTGGGTGTGAGGGGTACAGTGTGTGCCATTACCTCGCAACTCCTCAGGTCCTGTGCCAGCTTCTTGCCCCGCCGTCCATCACAGAAACAGCTGAAGCTCCCCGGCGTGTTGACGCACTCTTCGGAGCACATCTGCATTTCACATTCATCCACATCTGGGGATCGGGGAGAGACAGGTTTGCACGGAGCCCTCTCATTAACACTGCTCCGCACACTGGGGTGCATATAGAGGCAACAGGGAGTAGTGTGATGGTTAAGGAAAGAGACCTGCAGCACCATATTACAAAGGTACTTGTAAGGCTGGGCATATTAAAGAAGCCATTTTTCATGtgaattattttgaaattaccACAAGTcatttcaaacaaataaaaaaacactgaggaGGATTTAAATGTAAGAAGCTACAGATACCCAGTGCTACCTCAATCCTCAAGAACATGCTCCATACAGACAGAGAAATTATAAACATCCACGTCTCATAAGAACCCGTGGTTTACAGAAAACTCATTCCTCCGCTACAGCAGCAAGGGACCTGGCTGctaatgctgctgttttgttattGCTGTGTGTATGCAATTTCCTGTCAGAAGGAGCCTTTTTGACCTCATGCATTCTTTTCAGTCCCTGTGGAAACAGTCAGGCACTAACTTGCAGTGCAAATAAAAGATTTGGATTacactgttacatttttaatcccTTTTTTCACAAAGATGTCATTTCAAAATTTGGCCTTTGCAGCAGACAGTGATCTTAATGTTACAGGAAAAACCATGGACATTTTCCCACATGAGTgatgtaaatacaaaacaaaatacctGCAGAAGAAACAAAACTTGTCCTTTCCGTGCTATGCATTTGTGTCTTTATGGTGCAGTATTTAGTAGCAATAAGctgaaatgtgtgaatgtgtatctGAGGTACAGAAATGTATGACCATTCAGCTGCCAAAATATATAAAGGTTGAATGTATTAACCGTTAAACATATATCTGACCGTCCAGGTATAGCTGTACTCAGACACGCCTATGCTTTAGGACAGTCATAAATGTGCGCGTGAGAGACACTTACCCTTACAGGACTTGGACACATTGTCATAAACGTATCCCTCCTCACACAGACACTGGTACGACCCTATGAGGTTGATGCACTGTGCAGTCCCACACACCCCAGGGTCATCTGTACACTCATCCACATCTGAAACAGAGGAGTGGAAGCTTATGATAAAGCTTCCACAAACTGCATTTGGAGGCCAACAGAAAGTCTGAAGGGCTTCAGTTACATGTCCTTCACAGATCTGAGTTCATGAAGGGGTGAATAATTGTCCACTGAGAGCTGTATGCAAATGAGTTCATTCCAATTTATCCCACTGGCCTAACTGGTGAAACTAGtatcaataacaacaataacctTTATTTTACATATGGTCTTCAAAAGCAGATTTCAAAGtcttttacaacaaaaaaaaatagaaacataaGTTacttagaacacacacacacacacacacacacacacacacacacacagatacagaaatATGGGTTACAGAAATCCACCTTAAATgttagtatttaaaaaaaaataaattggaggAAAGGAGAATTGGGGCAGAAAAAGAGGGTATGCAAATTTATATAAtaggtcttaagcctggatttaaaaagGACCCAAAGCAGAAGAACCCCAAATATTCCTGGGAAAGAAATTCTACAGTGAAGGGTCATAGCAAGAGAAGGGCCTCTCTAACAGAAAGGAGGGGAGCTTGAGGGATCTGTGAGAGGCCAGAGTCAGGTGAAGAAGAACTGCAAGGTTGCCAGAAAGCTCAGACAGGTCCCAAGCCATTTAAAGGTTTACAGGAAAACATGAGGATTTTTAAGTGAACTCAAACCAATACAAGTGTGGTGTGGTCTCACAGGACAGGATTCAAGGTGTTAAACTCTGAACCTAATGGAGCTTCTTCATGATGGGTTTTGAGGCTCCAGTGAGGAGGGAATTAAAGTTATCAGTTCTGGAGAAGATTAATAAGTACATCTTTTGGAAAAATCAATCACGTAAAACATAAGGACTTAAATTATGAGGCACAAGAAACACAGATTTTTCTCCAGTTGGAAAAATGAAcgggggagaaagaaaaaaaaaaaaaaaaaaaaacattgctcttAAATCTATTCACATCCATGCCCTCCCCTGCATGATCCAAACAATATGAATGATAGTGAAGGAACCTTACCTCTACATAGGTGCCGGTCAGCCAGCACGTAACCCTGTTGGCAGGAACACCGATAACTTCCAAGGGTGTTGTTGCAGAGGTGCTCACAGCCCCCATTGTTATTGCTACACTCATTTAtgtctgccacacacacacacaaagaatctCATTACACAGTAGATTGAGCCAAGGTATCGACATGCTGAGCCACCAAGAACAAAACCTTttaaattgtgtgtttgtgaggcACTGGAAGTGTGCTGGCTCTTTGCGTGTGGTGCTGGACTCCTGCACACTCGGCATAGTGTGACAAGGCTCGGCGCAGTAAGAAATAAGGAAATCGCGGGTGCCCGGTTCACCGAGCATGCCCCTTCACTGACTTCTCTGATCACGCTAACTAGAGCTTGGTGATTTCACCCACAGCGCTTACATTCGGCACAACAATTACACCCTGACTACAAGGTGATTTCATAAAGGGACTGAATTTATCtgtaatttgtttaatgtaCATGAGTAAATAACATGACCAAAATGAACTCACAGTGCTTCCCAActagttggggaaaaaaagaacagttttcatttgttgtaaTATTGTAAGCCATTCAGTTGTTATATTACAGAACATCGACTGCGATGTGGCACTTGGTTAAATCTCCGAACCACTGATTTGTATCAACTCAGTGCAGAGACTGTTAggaagaaagtaaaaatataaatgtggagGTTGCAAAGAAAAGAGAACTAGCTGCAGTAATCAAGTGTTAGGTTCTAATCTTGCAAAAACGTTACATAAAATTTTGAAAGCTTAGTGCTCTTCATTGGCTTTCACGAAGAACCCGTATCAGTCTTTGTGTCGATTACATCAGAAACGTGCGATGGTACCTTTCTCGCATGTGGCACCCGTCCATCCAGTGAAGCAGTGACAATGGAAGTCGCCCTTCTTGTCCTCACATCGCACTGTCCCCCTAGGGTTGCAGGGCGGAGGCGAGCACTGGTCTGGGATgtctgacacagagagagaaagaaagcctTACAGTCTGATCCCCTGAAATATGATTATTCATGTAGTGCACACACAAATGTTCAGTCCAGTGAAACTACATTAATTCAAAGGCGAGCACCGAGTGAAGCAGAATGTTTCCCGACTGCACACTGGTGGAGAGCGTGCCATTTTAGCACGACTTTCACAGGTGAGAAGCACCGCAACTGTTTTAACAGAAATTACTTCTTCAGCTAAACGAGTTCCCTATTCTTGGGTCAGTCAACAAAGGGTACGGTTCAGGTTTCTAGCATCCATGTAGGCGTGAGCTTCAGAAGGAGTAACACTGGCATACACCATTATTAGAGTGGAGTGAAAGTGACAGAATGCATTTCTGACAGCCAAGCCTCTATGGACTCTGCCACACAACATAGCCCACGCAGCACACAAGATGACCACATGCATAATTCCTCATCTTCTAAACATGATAAGGACAGGAGATGTGTTCACAAATCCATTTCTTCTTCTGTCAAAAATTGCTCATTTAAACACTGCACGCAATGTGTAACATACGGTATTGAACTTTTGCATCTGAAGCACGGACCTCGAAAGCATTTAGCATTTCTATGGCTTTAACCAAATTAATTTAGCAAGTTCTTGTTGCACTGTCACCACTTTTCAGAGATACTGTattgaacaattaaaaaaaaaaaaaaaaaaaaaaaaaaaaaaaaaaaagcataacagATATATGCTCCAGTGATGCAAACACAAAATCATGACGACTGCAAGTGAAGCTTGACTGGTActgctggtttaaaaaaaaaagtatatacagtatatttattaaatgacGACATGACTGAACTTGTTACTGTCACTTTGTATagcaaatgtgaaaaacagtcatttatttatctattttccAGGTAAGTTGAGGACTTACTCCAATCAATCTCTCCTTGTTCCTGTCCACGATTGACATAAAAGCTAACTTTTAAGAACCTATACAGACTAATTCCAGCTCAGTACATCTCTTGCCCAGTGCTTCAATAGGAACTTGTCTTTTAAATGCTGACACATCATTCCCAGTAACAAGCAATGTGTGTTCAATACTGACAGAGCCATTTAGTTAATGATCTCCGCCTAATTCGCATGAGCTTGCTgactgaaagagaaacaaacGCATTACTGCCCAACTTTGTTTCCCGGAGACGACTCCCTGAAGCTGTGCAGTGAGGGTGCAGTATAGACACTTGAGCGAACAAGCCTGGGCATGCCTGGGTATGCAAGGGAGAGGCTCAGCGCatcagtgagagagagggacaaagagaaaaagaaagagatagGGGAGAgatggcaggaggtgggggtATGAATACACAGAAAATGATCCAGCTGAAAATCAGGCTCATGCAGCAGCTTGTCTGGAATCAACTGTCACTTCGGAGCCGGCTGCTCTGGGGCCCAGTGTCCTGAGGCTCCGGCTGAAAAGCGCACGCACGGCGCTGCTGCGAGCACGTGGGCCGGCTGCAGGGCTGCAGCTCTCCTCGAACAAGCTCTTCCGCACTGCTCTGCCGTAAGTCCCAGAGTTCCCCTCCCTGCAGCGGAAAGGCACTGCAGTGCAGCTGAACAGGGGGGCAGAGCGCTCCCCGTTCCACTATTTATAAACCTCACACACAGCATACTGCAGAAGGAAAAGGGCGATGGAGAAAGGGAAAGATGGAAAGGAGGAGAGCAAAGGAGagcagagcaaaagaaaaagcGCAGAAGGAAACTCACTGTGGACGCAGGTGATGAGATCCTGCCTCTTCTCCCAGTCTCCAAACTTGTTCACGCAGTCTGACACAGAGGGAGCACAAGCAGGAGAAAACAGAGTTGTCAGCAGTGTCTCCGAATGCACGTCTATGGCCCAGCTGCTATGCAGTGACATGATGCACCCTGTTCAGctaaacaaag from Scleropages formosus chromosome 12, fSclFor1.1, whole genome shotgun sequence harbors:
- the gas6 gene encoding growth arrest-specific protein 6 isoform X1; protein product: MPPSPTAFAAAALLVLLLLASSSSQLSLSPEEAHQFLRREKRAYQVFEETKQGHLERECVEERCSFEEAREVFENDPETEYFYPKYLDCVNKFGDWEKRQDLITCVHNIPDQCSPPPCNPRGTVRCEDKKGDFHCHCFTGWTGATCEKDINECSNNNGGCEHLCNNTLGSYRCSCQQGYVLADRHLCRDVDECTDDPGVCGTAQCINLIGSYQCLCEEGYVYDNVSKSCKDVDECEMQMCSEECVNTPGSFSCFCDGRRGKKLAQDLRSCEPVEPCLPLNMKRSSRSLYLGRMFSGVPVIRLRFRRRVHTGFTAEFDLRTFDPEGVIFFAGGHLNSSWIVLAMHHGKLELQLKYGPVSRVTSSGPAVNDGQWHRISVEEQGRSLVIKIDREAVMKIAVNGDLFTLKKGMHELNLTIGGVPFREAGLVHQVNPRLDGCMKEWRWLTGEDNSIQETIRSNEKMQCFSIEDQGSFYPGSGFALFNLSHADSQVMNIQLTLRPASALGVLFALVRQDGVPLSVSLSNYHPSKKLWQEHVLVSMGETVVTSIPAFLCDSEKHLVNVTIAGNLTLLEVDGQQGEVEAGQNQEALDFAAPASTFLGGLPDVPLVSTPVSAFYMGCMDVVINGQLLNLDEAFYKHNDIRSHSCPLGGPQQ
- the gas6 gene encoding growth arrest-specific protein 6 isoform X2, with product MPPSPTAFAAAALLVLLLLASSSSQLSLSPEEAHQFLRREKRAYQVFEETKQGHLERECVEERCSFEEAREVFENDPETEYFYPKYLDCVNKFGDWEKRQDLITCVHNIPDQCSPPPCNPRGTVRCEDKKGDFHCHCFTGWTGATCEKDINECSNNNGGCEHLCNNTLGSYRCSCQQGYVLADRHLCRDVDECTDDPGVCGTAQCINLIGSYQCLCEEGYVYDNVSKSCKDVDECEMQMCSEECVNTPGSFSCFCDGRRGKKLAQDLRSCEPVEPCLPLNMKRSSRSLYLGRMFSGVPVIRLRFRRRVHTGFTAEFDLRTFDPEGVIFFAGGHLNSSWIVLAMHHGKLELQLKYGPVSRVTSSGPAVNDGQWHRISVEEQGRSLVIKIDREAVMKIAVNGDLFTLKKGMHELNLTIGGVPFREAGLVHQVNPRLDGCMKEWRWLTGEDNSIQETIRSNEKMQCFSIEDQGSFYPGSGFALFNLSHDSQVMNIQLTLRPASALGVLFALVRQDGVPLSVSLSNYHPSKKLWQEHVLVSMGETVVTSIPAFLCDSEKHLVNVTIAGNLTLLEVDGQQGEVEAGQNQEALDFAAPASTFLGGLPDVPLVSTPVSAFYMGCMDVVINGQLLNLDEAFYKHNDIRSHSCPLGGPQQ